One stretch of Muribaculum intestinale DNA includes these proteins:
- a CDS encoding AraC family transcriptional regulator, with protein sequence MNHCRTVIIVIILLTGLFLTARQTEPCRTVRYDDSNGLSGTLVGGGLQDGNGLMWFATWNGLDCYDGYEFHRMKIRPGDSAAIGTNRIRDILLSEQGNIVCRTDDDIYEFDLSRYTFRDIPEERKDSLKGKMGRTWRGLTDRQGNIWRADPSGLYKTCFPHHPARLLDGTSGAHPRSLMVDRDSMLWVGLRNNHSINVYDRSSTLVRTIPLETAPYCIYRTSHGDIWIGGKPGALIRNGGESISPDAVYDMAEDRYGRLWIATFGAGVKCCENPQAMEPELSESLGGYKVRKIIITPSDNIIAATTEGLLVGTVDSADCRNTRLMPVRRDGNRPGSLCSNAVMSVARDTRGNIIVGTESSGIDIISEERLFDDKPEFRHLNTGNSTLASDVCRAMALVSDTLLLIVGRNHVMALNPSTEQTVNFGRTFWNDTCRFAETEPVMLPDGTWVIGAEEGAFCATPHNIYSRGYVPPLVFTTLAVNGLAPAFCLASRDTLFLEPDQRNISIAFAAIDYTDNSGILYRSRLDGSPWTGAGPVRNVTLFNLSPGTHWLEVQSTDRYGRWVDNNRLLSVVVAPYWYETWWATALFVLVVAVLAGLTVYIIMYIRDVNRQRRDLLEKYMAVIGEMEARSMQDSDCLTASPEDMAPLVPEQKPEDTAFLNRVRRYIEENIDNPDAGVDSMADAAAVSRSTLNRHLRAQLGISATQLLIEARMQRAEQLLRARSTGEPLSLSDIAAMCGYSDVQYFQRVFKKRHSVAPADYNG encoded by the coding sequence ATGAACCATTGCCGTACTGTCATTATAGTGATTATTCTGCTGACAGGGCTTTTCCTGACCGCACGTCAGACTGAGCCTTGCCGTACGGTGCGGTATGACGACAGCAACGGATTGTCGGGTACGCTTGTCGGCGGCGGTCTGCAGGACGGAAACGGGCTTATGTGGTTTGCTACATGGAACGGTCTTGACTGCTACGACGGCTATGAGTTTCACCGCATGAAAATCAGGCCGGGTGACAGTGCGGCCATAGGTACCAACCGCATACGTGACATCCTGCTTTCTGAGCAGGGCAACATTGTGTGCCGCACCGATGACGATATATATGAGTTTGACCTGTCGCGATACACCTTCCGCGATATTCCTGAGGAGAGGAAGGATTCACTTAAAGGAAAAATGGGTCGCACATGGAGGGGGCTGACCGACCGACAGGGGAATATCTGGAGGGCTGACCCGTCGGGATTGTACAAGACATGTTTCCCGCATCACCCGGCAAGGTTGCTTGACGGTACATCGGGCGCACATCCGCGCTCGCTGATGGTTGATCGCGACAGCATGCTGTGGGTGGGGCTGCGCAATAATCATAGTATAAATGTGTATGACCGGAGTTCGACGCTTGTCAGGACCATTCCGCTTGAGACTGCGCCTTACTGCATCTACCGTACGAGTCATGGCGACATATGGATAGGCGGCAAGCCGGGCGCTCTCATAAGGAATGGGGGAGAGAGCATATCGCCGGATGCGGTATACGATATGGCCGAGGACAGGTATGGACGGCTGTGGATAGCTACGTTCGGTGCCGGAGTGAAATGCTGCGAAAATCCGCAGGCCATGGAGCCGGAGCTTTCCGAGTCGTTGGGCGGCTACAAAGTGAGAAAGATTATCATCACGCCTTCCGACAATATAATTGCGGCTACTACCGAAGGGCTGCTTGTCGGGACTGTAGACTCCGCTGATTGCCGCAATACGAGGCTGATGCCTGTAAGGCGCGACGGCAACCGTCCCGGGAGCTTGTGCAGCAATGCCGTGATGAGTGTGGCGAGGGATACCCGCGGCAATATAATAGTCGGTACGGAGAGCTCGGGAATCGATATTATAAGCGAGGAACGTCTGTTTGACGACAAACCGGAGTTCCGACATCTGAATACAGGCAATTCCACCCTTGCAAGCGATGTGTGCCGGGCTATGGCGCTTGTGTCCGACACATTGTTGTTGATTGTAGGTCGGAATCATGTGATGGCTCTGAATCCATCGACAGAGCAGACGGTGAATTTCGGGCGTACATTCTGGAACGACACGTGCCGCTTTGCCGAGACTGAGCCTGTGATGCTGCCCGACGGCACATGGGTGATCGGCGCCGAGGAGGGCGCTTTCTGTGCTACACCGCACAATATATACAGCCGGGGATATGTGCCGCCGCTTGTGTTCACTACACTGGCTGTCAACGGACTGGCACCGGCTTTTTGTCTGGCATCTCGTGACACACTTTTTCTTGAGCCGGACCAACGCAATATATCGATAGCTTTTGCTGCTATAGATTATACCGACAATAGCGGTATCCTTTATCGTTCGCGTCTTGACGGCTCTCCATGGACCGGCGCCGGACCGGTGCGTAACGTCACTTTGTTTAATCTAAGCCCGGGCACCCATTGGCTTGAGGTGCAGTCGACCGACAGATACGGGCGATGGGTCGATAATAACCGTCTGCTTTCCGTGGTGGTAGCTCCTTACTGGTATGAGACATGGTGGGCCACTGCATTGTTTGTGCTGGTCGTGGCAGTGCTTGCCGGCCTGACGGTATATATAATAATGTATATACGCGATGTCAATCGCCAGCGTCGCGACTTGCTTGAGAAGTATATGGCGGTAATCGGGGAGATGGAGGCGCGTTCCATGCAGGATAGTGACTGCCTGACAGCATCGCCTGAGGATATGGCTCCCCTTGTCCCTGAGCAGAAACCGGAGGACACAGCTTTCCTCAACCGGGTAAGGCGCTATATAGAAGAGAACATAGACAACCCCGACGCAGGTGTCGACAGCATGGCTGATGCCGCCGCAGTGAGCCGTTCGACTCTTAACCGTCATCTGCGTGCTCAGCTTGGCATCTCGGCGACCCAGCTGCTTATCGAGGCTCGCATGCAGCGTGCCGAGCAGCTTTTGCGTGCGCGCTCTACCGGAGAGCCGCTTTCGCTGTCGGATATTGCCGCAATGTGTGGCTACTCCGATGTGCAGTATTTCCAGCGTGTGTTCAAGAAAAGGCACTCGGTAGCTCCGGCTGATTACAACGGATAA
- the hpf gene encoding ribosome hibernation-promoting factor, HPF/YfiA family: protein MEINIKSIHFDATEQLQSFIEKKLNKLARRFESITKADVTLKVVKPETSMNKEAAVKLTIPMQEEFYASKIADTFEEAVDLSLEAIERQLQRIKSQKDY from the coding sequence ATGGAAATTAACATCAAGTCAATCCACTTCGACGCAACAGAACAGCTCCAGAGCTTCATCGAGAAGAAACTAAATAAACTGGCTCGCCGCTTCGAGTCAATCACCAAAGCCGACGTAACACTGAAAGTAGTAAAACCGGAAACTTCCATGAACAAGGAGGCTGCCGTGAAACTGACCATTCCGATGCAGGAGGAATTCTACGCCTCGAAGATTGCCGACACCTTCGAGGAGGCTGTCGACCTCTCGCTCGAAGCAATCGAACGCCAGCTACAGCGTATCAAATCGCAGAAAGATTATTGA
- the rpsU gene encoding 30S ribosomal protein S21, with product MIIVQVKEGENIERALKKFKRKFEKTGIVKELRSRQAFEKPSITNRKKMMKAVYVQKLRMVEE from the coding sequence ATGATCATCGTACAAGTTAAAGAAGGCGAGAACATAGAAAGAGCTTTAAAGAAGTTTAAAAGAAAATTCGAAAAGACCGGCATCGTTAAAGAGCTTCGCAGCCGCCAGGCTTTTGAAAAGCCCTCCATCACCAACCGCAAGAAGATGATGAAGGCCGTCTACGTACAGAAACTGCGCATGGTCGAGGAGTAA
- a CDS encoding tyrosine-type recombinase/integrase, which yields MILDSFSTYIRCELNYSVHTVSAYMRDLSQWADFATGGHPEQLDPLSVTTSDIRLWIGRLARQGESPRTLKRKLSSLRTFFGYMMKRHGMMSNPAAELHSAKADKPLPVYVRQSEMASMLADDFDTGDFTSVRDRLILLMFYSTGMRSSELETLLDNDVNTAKGELKVMGKRNKERIIPFGEELSEMIAKYRNLRDTTVGGLPPERFFVRPDGQPLYRRLIYRVVHGALEGRTVAARQSPHVLRHSFASDMLNNGADLFSVQQLLGHKSLETTQVYTHITYQELKNNYQLAHPRAAKKGGPHGN from the coding sequence ATGATACTTGACTCTTTCTCGACATATATACGGTGTGAGCTGAATTATTCAGTCCACACCGTTTCTGCATATATGCGAGACCTCTCCCAATGGGCCGACTTCGCCACCGGCGGTCATCCCGAGCAGCTCGACCCGTTGAGCGTAACCACCTCCGATATAAGATTATGGATCGGACGTCTGGCCCGGCAGGGTGAAAGTCCGCGGACACTGAAGCGCAAGCTCTCTTCACTACGCACATTCTTCGGCTACATGATGAAACGCCACGGGATGATGTCGAACCCTGCGGCCGAACTCCACTCGGCAAAAGCCGACAAGCCTCTCCCGGTATACGTCCGTCAGTCGGAAATGGCATCAATGCTCGCTGACGATTTCGATACCGGCGACTTCACCTCCGTGCGCGACCGTCTCATCCTGCTTATGTTCTACTCGACAGGCATGCGCAGTTCTGAGCTGGAGACTCTGCTCGACAACGATGTAAACACCGCGAAAGGTGAACTAAAGGTAATGGGTAAACGTAATAAAGAAAGAATCATACCTTTCGGGGAAGAACTCTCGGAAATGATTGCAAAATACAGAAACCTGCGAGACACCACAGTAGGAGGCCTCCCCCCGGAACGCTTCTTCGTCAGGCCCGACGGACAGCCCTTGTACCGAAGGCTTATCTACAGGGTCGTACACGGAGCTTTGGAGGGACGCACGGTAGCAGCCCGGCAGAGCCCTCACGTACTGCGGCATTCATTCGCAAGCGATATGCTCAATAACGGTGCCGACCTCTTCTCAGTGCAACAGCTTCTCGGCCATAAATCATTAGAAACCACTCAGGTATATACTCATATTACCTACCAGGAACTTAAAAACAATTACCAACTGGCACATCCGCGTGCCGCAAAGAAAGGAGGACCCCATGGAAATTAA